The genomic stretch ATAACACTTGGTAAAATCTGTTTCACTTAAAAGGGGCAAATATGATTGAAGAATTGTGGCCACCAAAACCAAATGAATTAGACAAGCCTGCCCTTATGTCCAGTCTCTCTTTCTTTGGGCCCACAAGCACATTGGTGTCCTGGTTTTTTGTTCAGTTAAACAAATTAGATAACTTTGATGAACCCCGTATACGACGATGCTACCTCAGTCCCTAATTATAAACTcaatttgaaaacaaaaatgtGATCCTACAGTAAGCattaaagagaaatacaaaaGTACATACGACTGCTTCATCTGGGTTTTCTAGATTGATATTAGGATGAACCCACCCTGTCTTTATTGCCTACATGcaggaaaacagaaagaagaaaaGTCCTCAACTTTTTCGTCACAACAGGTtacattacaagaacaaattcaTAAACAAGTGGCACATTAATTTTCACCTGTATAGTTGCAACGGCTTCCACACCACCGGCTGCCCCTAGTAGATGACCAATCATAGACTTTGTCGAATTCACTCGTAGCTGTAGCATAGATCAAACGAGATAAAAGGGCAGAATATTATAGTTACGTTTAAAGTGGTTAGGAAGAATATAGTAATAAATACACATGAAATGAAGTTTACGTCAGAATTTTGGCCAAAACAATGAATCAAAGCCTGGTACTCCTTAAGATCACCAGCAGGAGTGGATGTCGCATGTGCATTTATGTAGTTTACATCCTCTCTTGAAACACCGGAATTAGCTAATGCCTTTTCAATGCAAAGAATAACACCAGTCCCTGTAGATACGGAATAAAGAAACATAAGTTCAAGCATAGTTAAGATATGATTTGCAGGGATATATAGAACCAAATTTTCTTAACAAATTCATGAATCAAGTACTTACCAAGGACACTACATTATTTTAAAAAGACATTACAGTGTAAAAATCATGCAGACGATATAGCTGATATAATTTGAGAATTGTCATGGTCAAAATGCCATTAAGCAGAAAAATACGTCTTGGTAaatcttattttgaaaataacaaaaaaaaaaatattaatcattaTAGTTTTTTCATTAATGAAATCATGAAAAAGGAAAATAGCTTTCATTGGTTGTTTCCCCTGCTTCAAACAAAACCGAGAATACGAATCAATCGACATCAGAAAGGTGCAAGTGTTCTCTATTCTTAGTATTTGAGTTTTGAATCTAACTTATCAAATTGGTTTGTAAGGTGAGGATTACCCAAGTTTTATTAAGCACTACTAAAGTCGTATGTCTGGGTGATGTGGGGCTAAACCCACCCAAGGGAACCCAAATGCCTCCCATTAAGGAAGCTCGGGGTGGACAGCAATTAAGATAGAGTTTCCAACATCAGTATTTATGGTTAAACCAATCTTCCAAAAAGACTTCTTTTTCTATCATGAAGCACAGCCACTTCTCCTTATATAGATGTTGGGTTGAACACTTCCAACACCAGCGCCATATGATACTCATAAAATACATGTCTCACAATTCTCATCAAGTGTCTTATTAAGGAATTATATTTTCATCAGCTTAGCCATATGATACTCATAAAATGCATGTCTCACAATTCTCATCAAGTGTCTTATTAAGGAATTATATTTTCATCAGCATAAAAATAACGCTATTAATCATTGTACCCAAAACATATAGAGAGCATATCAAGTGAAGCAAGAGAAGTGAGAGGGGATAAAATTGACCATATAACAATATATGCGAGGTGAAGATTGATGCCTTTTATGTTTTCAACATATATACTACCAATACATGTGGGTCTACGCAGTGACCTGATATCCTACATTTTAGACATTGGAATTTAGCCTAAATAAATTCTTGATCAACATATACTAGTCTCAAGCAGCCTAGGACTTGGAGGAAGGAGCCTTAAGACCAGGATAAGATTACTGAACCCTAAACCTTTTATTAGTCTATAATCTCCGGAAGCTGTCAGAAAACCTACcagttatttatgttttttaaaatcaGCTGAAAGGAATTGGCCTTAAGAAGATGCAAAATTTTACCATCCGGACGTGGCTCAGTAATATGGTAAGCATCACAGGTGAAGCTTCCACCAAGGAACTCCGCATATATGGTTGCTCCCCTTTTCTGAAACATAAAAAATTAGACGCAAATATCAGTTAGTTGAATATAAGATCATCCAAAACAATGTAATGTAATGAGAGTGATTAAGCAATGACGGAAATAATTATGAAGCGTGATTCTAAGTCTAACACGGGATACAACAGATTCATCAGTGTGCTCTTATACCTTTGAAAGGAAATGAAGGACGATCAGTCAATTGTGTAAATAAGTATCACATTAATGTTCTACATCATGCAGTAAAATTAAGTTGAATTTTATTCCTAAATTGTTAGACTAAAATATAAGTACCTGTGCATGCTCTAATTCTTCTAAAAGCAAAACTCCAGCTCCTTCTCCCATGACAAACCCATCACGGTTCTGCGATATCACACAGGTAAACTAATGGTAAGCAAAAGAAGTGCAACACAGGAACAAGAAAAAAATACGGGCCAAACTACAAGCACTCTAACTGTTTAGTAATTAGTAATTTAGTATCCTTTGCAATTGGTGCATCTGTCATTTTGTCAAAAGTTGTTCAAATATTTAGATATTTAAGCACATGCTGAAAATTGTGCTCATTTCAGGTATTAAAACTTTTCACTAATGTTTATTCAGATTCACGGTTTCTCTTTTTCAGTTCTCAAGAATTTTTCCACTTCAAACTATAGACATGAtgaaaatttaaaactttttgcAGGGTCCAACATTCAGTAGTGTTATAGATTAATAGGTTGTCAAAAAAGACTAAAGCAAACTCAGCCATAATaatggaaaaagaagaaaaaaataaagcatTATGATATTTGTGATCTTACAATATCCCAAGGGCGTGAAGCTTTAGTAGGATCATCATTTCTCTGTGAAAGTGCCCTGCACGCTACAAAGCCACCCAAACCTACACAAAGAttgttgaattgaaattatattTAAGCCAAGATAACTTCTTGCAAGCCACAAATATTTGGTAAAATAGAATACCAATTGGTATTATAGCAGCATCTGAACCACCACAAAGCATCAGGTCCTGCATAAGTAAACTCAATATTTTATGTCTTCCAGAAAAAATTATCATATGGCTGTTAACAAAGTTCTTCTCAAAGAGAAAAGTTAGGAAAATATGAGAAATCCACAATCGTACAAGAAAATGTTGAAATTGAATACTTACAGCTTCACCTCTAATTATATGGTTTGCAGCATTCAATATGCAAAAATTACTTGTAGCACACGCTGTAGAGATTGAATAATTTGGGCCCATCCACCCCtgcatttttcattaaaaaattcatttttcagaagcttaagccagttatgGTGTCCATAATATGtgcttaa from Vicia villosa cultivar HV-30 ecotype Madison, WI linkage group LG4, Vvil1.0, whole genome shotgun sequence encodes the following:
- the LOC131594973 gene encoding 3-oxoacyl-[acyl-carrier-protein] synthase II, chloroplastic-like → MASLTSPLCTWLVAACMSVTCESHSSLSPRSRRRSNNRPNLTLSTPNRHRSGKVMAVALEPAQEATTARKPPLKQRRVVVTGLGVVTSLGHDPDVFYNNLLDGVSGISEINAFDCAEFPTRIAGEIKSFSTDGWVAPKFSKRMDKFMLYLLTAGKKALVDAGVTEDVMDELDKTKCGVLIGSAMGGMQVFHDAIEALRISYRKMNPFCVPFATTNMGSAMLAIDLGWMGPNYSISTACATSNFCILNAANHIIRGEADLMLCGGSDAAIIPIGLGGFVACRALSQRNDDPTKASRPWDINRDGFVMGEGAGVLLLEELEHAQKRGATIYAEFLGGSFTCDAYHITEPRPDGTGVILCIEKALANSGVSREDVNYINAHATSTPAGDLKEYQALIHCFGQNSDLRVNSTKSMIGHLLGAAGGVEAVATIQAIKTGWVHPNINLENPDEAVDTNVLVGPKKERLDIRAGLSNSFGFGGHNSSIIFAPFK